In Paracoccus aerodenitrificans, the following are encoded in one genomic region:
- a CDS encoding ABC-F family ATP-binding cassette domain-containing protein, producing MARAPILQLTDISLTFGGNPVFDRLGLTVQPGDRMALVGRNGSGKSTLMKVMAELVEPDRGEVVSPAGISVGYMEQDPDLSGFATLGDFAASGLPAGEAYRVEMAAEGLKFDAARPVSTASGGERRRAALARLLAEAPDLMLLDEPTNHLDIQAIGWLEEQLSQSRAAFVLISHDRAFLRALTRATLWIDRGEVRRQDKGFEAFEDWRETIWAAEDEARHKLDRKIKAEARWAVEGISARRKRNQGRVRALQALREERASQIRRQGAAAMDLDAGPQSGKRVIEAAGISKAFGDHVILRPFDMRVQRGDRVAFVGPNGIGKTTVIRMLTKEIAPDTGSVTHGTNLEIAVFDQTRSALKPDLSLWESMTTDPSMSVSGRSDQVMVRGAPRHVVGYLKDFLFDEAQMRAPVRSLSGGEKARLLLARIMAKPSNLLVLDEPTNDLDVETLDLLQDILGDYDGTVLLVSHDRDFIDRVATTTVAMEGDGRAVIYPGGWSDYVAQRPENRAAVQQVRPVAPRREDMPQARKAAKPGLSFTEKHRLEELPAIIARLEAEIGKLSEFLSDANIYADAPAKAQKATEALAERQAALDAAEEEWLLLEDKAAG from the coding sequence ATGGCCCGAGCACCGATCCTTCAGCTTACCGATATTTCCCTGACTTTCGGCGGTAATCCCGTTTTCGACAGGTTGGGCCTGACCGTCCAGCCCGGCGACCGGATGGCGCTTGTCGGGCGCAATGGCTCGGGCAAGTCAACGCTGATGAAGGTCATGGCCGAGCTTGTCGAACCGGATCGCGGCGAGGTGGTCAGCCCTGCCGGGATCAGCGTCGGCTATATGGAGCAGGACCCCGATCTGTCGGGCTTTGCGACGCTTGGCGATTTTGCTGCGTCCGGGCTTCCTGCGGGGGAAGCGTACCGGGTCGAGATGGCGGCGGAAGGGCTGAAATTCGACGCGGCGCGTCCTGTCTCGACTGCATCGGGCGGTGAGCGCCGACGCGCGGCTCTGGCGCGGCTGCTGGCCGAAGCGCCCGATCTGATGCTGCTGGACGAACCGACCAACCATCTGGATATTCAGGCGATTGGCTGGCTGGAAGAGCAATTATCGCAATCCCGCGCGGCTTTCGTGCTGATCTCTCACGACCGGGCGTTCCTCAGGGCGCTGACCCGTGCGACGCTGTGGATCGACCGGGGCGAGGTACGGCGGCAGGATAAAGGATTCGAGGCGTTCGAGGATTGGCGCGAAACCATCTGGGCCGCCGAGGATGAGGCCCGGCACAAGCTGGACCGCAAGATCAAGGCCGAGGCGCGTTGGGCGGTCGAGGGCATCAGCGCCCGCCGTAAGCGCAATCAGGGCCGGGTGCGGGCGTTGCAGGCGTTGCGTGAGGAACGCGCATCGCAGATCCGCAGGCAGGGTGCGGCGGCTATGGATCTGGATGCCGGGCCGCAATCGGGAAAGCGTGTGATCGAGGCGGCGGGAATATCCAAAGCCTTTGGCGATCATGTGATCCTCAGACCTTTCGATATGCGCGTGCAGCGCGGCGACCGGGTTGCATTTGTCGGACCGAACGGGATCGGCAAGACCACGGTGATCCGGATGCTGACCAAGGAAATCGCACCGGATACCGGCAGTGTCACACATGGCACCAATCTTGAGATCGCCGTGTTCGACCAGACCCGCAGCGCCTTGAAGCCCGATCTCAGCCTGTGGGAATCAATGACGACCGATCCGTCCATGTCGGTTTCCGGGCGCTCGGATCAGGTCATGGTGCGGGGAGCGCCGCGTCATGTGGTGGGCTATCTGAAGGATTTTCTGTTCGACGAGGCGCAGATGCGGGCTCCGGTGCGCAGCCTTTCGGGCGGTGAGAAGGCCCGGCTGCTTCTGGCGCGGATCATGGCGAAGCCCTCGAATCTGCTGGTTCTGGATGAACCGACAAATGATCTGGACGTGGAAACGCTGGATCTTTTGCAGGATATTCTGGGCGATTATGACGGCACGGTTCTGCTGGTCAGCCATGATCGCGATTTCATCGACCGTGTGGCCACAACCACCGTGGCGATGGAGGGCGATGGCCGCGCCGTCATCTATCCCGGCGGGTGGAGCGATTATGTCGCGCAACGCCCCGAAAACAGGGCGGCTGTGCAACAAGTCAGGCCCGTGGCGCCGCGCCGCGAGGATATGCCGCAGGCCCGCAAGGCCGCCAAACCGGGGCTGAGTTTTACGGAAAAGCACCGGCTGGAAGAACTGCCTGCCATTATCGCACGGCTCGAAGCCGAAATCGGCAAGCTGTCAGAGTTTCTGTCCGATGCGAATATCTATGCCGACGCACCGGCGAAGGCGCAGAAGGCGACCGAAGCCCTTGCCGAGCGTCAGGCCGCGCTGGATGCCGCCGAAGAGGAATGGCTGCTGCTGGAAGAC
- a CDS encoding nucleoside hydrolase, with the protein MPRKIIIDTDPGQDDAVAILLALASPEIEVLGITAIAGNVPLTLTERNARQIVELSGRDIPVYAGCDAPLMRKLVTAEHVHGKTGLDGIELPEPATALKGRDGVDFIIDTLRREPAGSVTLVPIGPLTNIAAAFARAPDIVGRVAQIVLMGGAYFEVGNVTPAAEFNIYVDPEAAAQVFSSGTDIVVMPLDVTHKALTSAEWIADLRKLGTRAGEAVASWTDFFERFDKEKYGSKGAPLHDPCTIAWLIRPEIFSGRRINVEIETEGKFTTGMTVADWWGVSGREKNALFIRDIDRDAFFDLLLERIATLP; encoded by the coding sequence ATGCCACGCAAAATCATCATCGACACCGACCCCGGCCAGGACGACGCCGTCGCCATTCTGCTTGCGCTCGCCTCGCCTGAAATCGAAGTTCTCGGGATCACCGCAATTGCCGGAAACGTGCCGCTGACACTGACCGAGCGCAACGCGCGGCAGATCGTCGAACTGAGCGGGCGCGATATCCCCGTCTATGCCGGATGCGATGCGCCTCTGATGCGGAAACTGGTGACGGCAGAGCATGTTCACGGGAAAACCGGGCTCGACGGGATCGAACTTCCGGAACCGGCCACGGCACTTAAGGGTCGCGACGGCGTGGATTTCATCATTGATACGCTGCGCCGCGAACCGGCAGGTAGCGTGACGCTGGTGCCGATCGGACCCCTGACCAATATCGCAGCCGCCTTCGCGCGTGCGCCCGATATCGTCGGACGCGTGGCGCAGATCGTTCTGATGGGCGGCGCGTATTTTGAGGTCGGCAATGTCACCCCCGCCGCCGAGTTCAATATCTATGTCGACCCCGAGGCCGCCGCGCAGGTGTTTTCGTCGGGCACAGATATCGTCGTCATGCCGCTTGATGTGACGCATAAAGCGCTGACCTCGGCGGAATGGATCGCCGATCTGCGCAAGCTCGGCACACGCGCCGGTGAGGCAGTCGCAAGCTGGACCGATTTCTTCGAAAGGTTCGACAAGGAAAAATACGGCAGCAAAGGCGCACCGCTTCATGATCCCTGCACGATTGCGTGGCTGATCCGCCCCGAGATCTTTTCGGGTCGGCGCATCAATGTCGAAATCGAGACAGAAGGTAAATTCACAACCGGCATGACGGTCGCGGATTGGTGGGGGGTCAGCGGGCGCGAGAAGAATGCGCTGTTCATCCGCGATATCGACCGGGATGCGTTCTTCGATCTGCTGCTGGAACGGATTGCGACATTGCCCTGA
- a CDS encoding OmpH family outer membrane protein: MRLIRLSLRVAPVLFWGFGAGCVAAQGAAPGGDAAADPGTPVQTQEPAAQADMPALPQRFSGQQASGITAQAQGPVAILVLDFDQAYLRSAWGRNSQQEAEAVAREIYAENTRLEEDLIAGEQALKEERDSLTPAEFRRRAEAFDARAQTIRRERAEVLRDFEARNQADRNAFVQATLPAAAAIMQERGAAVVLDRQQALIAANAVDITDELVIRLDASLGEGPGFPDSVPEPQSGAASGAATEVVTRPDEASSADAPAGENGDGSEAASEEHGSEEAEPGQ, encoded by the coding sequence ATGCGGCTGATACGGCTCAGCCTGCGTGTTGCGCCAGTGCTTTTCTGGGGCTTCGGGGCAGGCTGCGTTGCGGCTCAGGGCGCTGCGCCCGGCGGTGATGCAGCCGCCGATCCCGGAACACCTGTTCAGACGCAGGAACCGGCAGCGCAGGCGGATATGCCTGCATTGCCGCAGCGGTTTTCGGGTCAGCAAGCGTCAGGGATTACGGCTCAGGCTCAGGGGCCTGTTGCCATTCTGGTGCTGGATTTCGATCAGGCCTATCTCCGATCCGCATGGGGCAGGAACTCTCAGCAAGAGGCCGAGGCCGTCGCGCGTGAGATCTATGCCGAGAATACGCGGCTGGAAGAGGATCTGATTGCCGGAGAGCAGGCACTGAAAGAGGAACGCGACAGCCTGACGCCTGCCGAGTTCCGGCGCAGGGCCGAGGCGTTCGACGCGCGTGCCCAGACCATCCGCCGGGAACGTGCCGAGGTTCTGCGTGACTTCGAGGCCCGCAATCAGGCCGACCGCAACGCCTTCGTGCAGGCGACGCTTCCCGCTGCGGCGGCCATCATGCAAGAGCGCGGGGCGGCTGTCGTGCTGGACCGGCAGCAGGCGCTGATCGCGGCGAATGCGGTCGATATCACGGATGAGTTGGTCATCAGGCTGGATGCAAGCCTCGGTGAGGGGCCAGGTTTTCCGGACAGTGTGCCAGAGCCGCAATCGGGTGCCGCATCGGGTGCCGCAACCGAGGTTGTGACACGGCCAGATGAGGCGTCCTCAGCCGATGCTCCTGCCGGAGAAAACGGGGACGGGTCGGAGGCGGCTTCGGAAGAACACGGCTCCGAAGAGGCTGAGCCGGGGCAATAA
- the bamA gene encoding outer membrane protein assembly factor BamA, translating to MKLKRSTCAVALIAGLAGAAPAVLIPGPALAYVFTQVRIEGNQRIEPETILSYANVVRGAETSAGEVNDALQRLQNSGLFETVQVTPQGNTLVISVREWPTINQVAFEGNRRIDDEQLAEIAQSESRRVYSPSLAERDASNIAQAYSQQGRIAARVNPRIIPRDGNRVDLVFEVREGDVTEIERVGFTGNRSFSDRRLRNVLATKQAGLLRNFIQSDTYNPERLRLDENLLTDFYRSQGFADFTVQGVAPELTRERDAYYVTYAINEGPRYRFGQITTVSEIPGVDAAPFQQQNRVRSGTYYTPEIVDLSIRRMETIALQQGLDFVNIEPRITRNMRNQTLDLTFALTRGPRVFVERIDIEGNTTTLDEVIRRQFQTVEGDPFNPREIRNSAERIRALGYFADAQVDTREGSSPQQVIVDVNVEEQPTGTLEFGASYGASSGVGVSAGLSERNFLGRGQEVSVQISTASGSRAGAFTFVEPYFLTRDLRFSFSGWYRETDRDNADFNTRSVGLQTGIEFPISASSRLGVHYKYSKDTLFDVTPLGVDEDGDPEGSSPILTEEEGGLYTSAVGYSYSYDSRRVGLNPRTATKLSFTQDFAGLGGDVKSVTSILTAGVESTAWRPNITLRAEFEAGAVHMLDDQNSRVLDRFRGQRVRGFETNGIGPRDIEAPNEDALGGNYYWVARAEAQFPVGLPEEYGLTGGVFADVGSIWGLDNTAGAYGTTVDDDMNIRAAVGVSIFWTTPIGPLRMNVSKAVQKEDYDEEQNFDLTISTRF from the coding sequence ATGAAACTGAAACGCAGCACATGCGCGGTCGCGCTGATCGCAGGTCTGGCGGGGGCGGCTCCGGCGGTGCTGATACCGGGTCCGGCCCTTGCATATGTCTTCACTCAGGTCCGGATCGAGGGCAATCAGAGGATTGAGCCGGAAACGATCCTGTCCTACGCGAATGTCGTCCGGGGCGCGGAAACCTCGGCGGGTGAGGTGAATGACGCCTTGCAGCGCCTTCAGAATTCCGGACTTTTCGAAACGGTTCAGGTGACGCCGCAGGGCAATACGCTGGTGATCAGTGTCCGCGAATGGCCGACGATCAATCAGGTTGCCTTCGAAGGGAACCGCCGCATCGACGATGAACAACTGGCAGAGATTGCCCAGTCGGAATCGCGCCGGGTCTATTCTCCGTCGTTGGCTGAACGTGACGCCAGCAATATCGCGCAGGCCTATTCCCAGCAGGGCCGGATCGCGGCGCGGGTCAATCCGCGCATCATTCCGCGTGACGGCAACCGCGTCGATCTGGTGTTCGAGGTGCGCGAAGGCGACGTGACCGAGATTGAGCGAGTCGGGTTCACCGGCAATCGCAGCTTCTCGGACCGCCGTCTGCGGAACGTGCTGGCAACCAAGCAGGCGGGGCTGCTGCGGAACTTCATCCAGTCCGACACCTATAACCCAGAGCGTCTGCGCCTTGATGAAAACCTGCTGACCGATTTCTACCGCTCGCAGGGCTTTGCCGATTTCACGGTGCAGGGCGTCGCTCCCGAACTCACGCGTGAACGTGACGCCTATTATGTCACCTATGCGATCAATGAGGGTCCGCGCTATCGCTTCGGCCAGATCACCACGGTTTCCGAAATTCCCGGTGTCGATGCCGCGCCGTTCCAGCAACAGAACCGGGTGCGTAGCGGGACATATTACACCCCTGAAATCGTCGATCTCTCGATCCGCCGGATGGAGACGATTGCGCTTCAGCAGGGCTTGGATTTCGTCAATATCGAACCGCGTATCACCCGGAACATGCGCAATCAGACCCTTGATCTGACCTTCGCGCTGACCCGTGGCCCGCGCGTCTTCGTTGAACGGATTGACATCGAAGGCAACACCACCACGCTGGATGAGGTGATCCGCCGTCAGTTCCAGACCGTCGAGGGCGACCCGTTCAACCCGCGCGAAATCCGCAACTCGGCCGAGCGTATCCGTGCGCTTGGCTATTTCGCCGATGCGCAGGTCGATACGCGCGAAGGCTCCAGCCCGCAGCAGGTTATCGTTGACGTCAATGTCGAGGAACAGCCGACCGGGACGCTGGAATTCGGCGCTAGCTATGGCGCAAGCTCGGGCGTTGGGGTGAGCGCCGGACTGTCCGAGAGGAACTTCCTTGGGCGCGGTCAGGAAGTCTCGGTTCAGATTTCGACGGCAAGCGGCTCGCGTGCGGGAGCGTTCACCTTTGTCGAACCTTATTTCCTGACCCGCGATCTGCGCTTCAGCTTCTCGGGCTGGTATCGTGAGACGGATCGCGACAACGCTGATTTCAACACCCGCTCGGTGGGTCTGCAAACCGGGATCGAGTTCCCGATTTCCGCTTCGTCGCGTCTTGGCGTGCATTACAAATACTCGAAGGATACGCTGTTCGATGTCACACCGCTCGGTGTGGATGAGGATGGCGATCCCGAAGGTTCCTCGCCGATCCTGACCGAGGAAGAGGGCGGGCTGTATACCTCGGCGGTCGGCTATAGCTACAGCTATGACAGCCGCCGCGTCGGGCTGAACCCGCGCACGGCGACCAAGCTCAGCTTCACGCAGGATTTTGCCGGTCTGGGGGGTGATGTCAAATCGGTGACATCGATCCTGACCGCAGGGGTCGAATCGACCGCCTGGCGGCCCAATATCACCTTGCGGGCCGAGTTCGAGGCCGGTGCGGTGCATATGCTGGACGATCAGAACAGCCGTGTGCTGGACCGTTTCCGCGGTCAGCGCGTCCGTGGTTTCGAAACGAACGGCATCGGTCCGCGCGATATCGAGGCCCCTAATGAAGATGCGCTTGGCGGTAACTATTACTGGGTTGCCCGCGCCGAGGCGCAGTTCCCGGTCGGTCTGCCGGAAGAATATGGTCTGACCGGCGGTGTCTTTGCCGATGTCGGCTCGATCTGGGGGCTGGATAATACGGCGGGCGCATATGGTACCACCGTCGATGACGACATGAATATCCGTGCCGCTGTCGGTGTCTCGATCTTCTGGACAACGCCGATCGGTCCGTTGCGGATGAACGTGTCGAAGGCCGTTCAGAAAGAAGATTACGACGAAGAACAGAACTTCGACCTGACGATTTCGACGCGGTTCTGA
- the rseP gene encoding RIP metalloprotease RseP — MEFLSGLGGGIWTLIAFLVALSVIVAVHEYGHYIVGRWSGIRAEVFSVGFGPRLFSRRDRRGTRWQVAAIPLGGYVKFLGDSNAASAGTGTTVRPELRRQTLEGAPLWARTATLLAGPVFNFILSALIFAAFMLIRGVPVETPTVGDLAPTPPEIVNELRPGDEILAIGDYPVREWADLFTIADRLPPAAVQSWTVRRNGDELTVQGPDLLPPRIGGVAPGGAAAAAGLMSGDVVLSANGETLSRFSDLRTHVEAAAGEPLTLEIWRDGEVLDITLAPKEQDLPLPSGGYEKRWLIGVSGDAYFAPATRNVGPITAIWQGVVQVGDIIGSSLSGIWAMITGQIGACNLGGAITIAESTGQAANAGFSQFVWWIAVLSVAIGFLNLLPIPVLDGGHLAFYAWEAVTGRPPSAQALNLLTSIGFALVIGLMFFGLSNDLRC; from the coding sequence ATGGAATTCCTGTCGGGACTTGGCGGCGGTATCTGGACGTTGATCGCGTTTCTGGTGGCGCTTTCGGTGATCGTCGCGGTGCATGAGTACGGGCATTACATTGTCGGTCGCTGGTCCGGTATCCGGGCGGAAGTGTTCTCTGTCGGTTTCGGGCCGCGCCTGTTTTCGCGCCGGGACCGTCGCGGGACGCGGTGGCAGGTCGCGGCGATCCCTCTGGGCGGATACGTGAAATTCCTCGGCGACAGCAATGCGGCAAGCGCGGGAACCGGGACGACGGTCCGGCCTGAATTGCGCCGTCAGACGCTGGAGGGCGCACCGCTTTGGGCGCGGACGGCGACCCTCTTGGCGGGGCCGGTGTTCAACTTCATCCTGTCAGCGCTGATCTTCGCCGCGTTCATGCTGATCCGGGGTGTGCCGGTCGAGACACCGACAGTTGGCGATCTTGCACCTACACCGCCCGAAATCGTCAATGAGCTTCGCCCCGGCGATGAAATTCTGGCGATTGGCGATTATCCGGTGCGGGAATGGGCGGATCTGTTCACGATTGCTGACCGTTTGCCACCTGCTGCGGTCCAAAGCTGGACCGTGCGCCGCAACGGGGACGAGCTGACCGTGCAGGGGCCCGATCTGCTGCCTCCGCGGATCGGAGGCGTCGCTCCGGGAGGCGCGGCTGCGGCAGCGGGGCTGATGTCCGGCGATGTGGTCCTCTCGGCCAATGGTGAGACGCTGAGCCGTTTTTCGGATCTCCGCACCCATGTCGAAGCTGCCGCCGGAGAGCCTCTGACGCTGGAAATCTGGCGTGATGGCGAGGTTCTGGATATCACTCTGGCACCGAAAGAACAGGATCTGCCCCTGCCGAGCGGAGGCTATGAAAAACGCTGGCTGATCGGGGTGTCCGGTGACGCATATTTCGCTCCGGCAACGCGGAATGTCGGGCCGATCACCGCGATCTGGCAGGGCGTGGTGCAGGTCGGGGATATTATCGGCTCCAGCCTTTCAGGCATCTGGGCGATGATCACCGGGCAGATCGGGGCCTGCAATCTGGGCGGCGCGATCACGATTGCCGAAAGCACCGGGCAGGCGGCGAATGCGGGGTTTTCCCAGTTCGTCTGGTGGATCGCGGTTCTGTCGGTTGCAATCGGATTCCTGAACCTGCTGCCGATCCCGGTTCTGGATGGCGGCCATCTGGCTTTTTACGCATGGGAAGCCGTGACGGGCCGCCCGCCATCCGCTCAGGCGCTGAACCTTCTGACCTCGATCGGCTTCGCGCTTGTGATCGGGCTGATGTTCTTTGGCCTCAGTAATGATCTGCGTTGTTGA
- the dxr gene encoding 1-deoxy-D-xylulose-5-phosphate reductoisomerase: MRSVSIFGATGSIGESAFDLLMQSGGPETWRVVALSGGRNIARLAEMARGLRAEIAVTAYPELAEDLEAALAGSGISSAAGPQAIVEAAEMDADWTLSAIVGAAGLPPGLRVLERGGTLALANKESLVAAGRLVMGTASRNNARILPVDSEHSAIFQSIGSDNLENIESVTITASGGAFRDWPLEKLAEATVEQASTHPNWAMGQRITIDSASMFNKSLEIIETQEFFRISPEKIRVLIHPESIIHAMVTHCDGGSIAHLGAPDMRHAIGYALHWPERVELPVPKLDLAALGSLTFRAPDETRWPALRLAREVMQVGGAAGAVLNGAKEQALDDFLAGRIRFTDMSAAVEFALDDLTSDRSFSTSPADLATVLDWDQRARQSAAAWAAGNRGR, from the coding sequence ATGCGTTCGGTTTCGATTTTCGGCGCGACCGGTTCAATCGGTGAAAGCGCGTTCGACCTGTTGATGCAGTCAGGTGGCCCCGAGACATGGCGGGTCGTCGCGCTAAGCGGCGGGCGCAATATCGCAAGGCTCGCCGAAATGGCGCGAGGCCTCAGGGCAGAGATCGCCGTGACCGCCTATCCCGAACTGGCAGAAGATCTGGAAGCAGCACTTGCCGGGTCCGGCATAAGCAGCGCCGCCGGGCCTCAGGCGATTGTCGAGGCGGCAGAGATGGACGCCGACTGGACCCTGTCCGCAATCGTCGGCGCGGCGGGTTTGCCACCGGGGCTTCGGGTTCTGGAAAGGGGCGGTACGCTGGCGCTTGCGAATAAGGAATCGCTTGTGGCGGCGGGTCGTCTGGTGATGGGGACGGCATCGCGCAACAATGCGCGTATTCTGCCGGTGGATTCCGAACATTCCGCAATTTTTCAATCTATTGGGTCTGACAACCTAGAAAATATAGAATCCGTGACGATCACCGCCTCGGGTGGCGCATTCCGCGACTGGCCGCTTGAGAAGCTTGCCGAAGCAACGGTCGAGCAGGCCTCGACCCATCCGAATTGGGCAATGGGGCAAAGGATCACGATTGACAGCGCTTCTATGTTTAATAAATCGCTTGAAATTATTGAAACACAAGAATTTTTTCGAATCTCTCCTGAGAAAATCAGGGTCCTGATCCATCCTGAATCCATTATTCATGCAATGGTCACGCATTGCGATGGCGGAAGCATTGCTCATCTTGGTGCGCCGGATATGCGCCATGCGATCGGTTATGCGCTGCACTGGCCCGAGCGTGTCGAGCTTCCGGTGCCGAAGCTGGATCTTGCGGCGCTTGGCAGCCTGACGTTCCGCGCCCCGGATGAAACCCGCTGGCCGGCGTTGCGTCTGGCGCGTGAGGTGATGCAGGTCGGAGGGGCTGCAGGTGCCGTGCTGAATGGCGCGAAAGAGCAGGCTCTGGATGATTTCCTGGCCGGGCGTATCCGCTTCACGGATATGTCAGCCGCGGTCGAGTTTGCGTTGGATGACTTGACCTCGGACCGCAGCTTCTCCACATCCCCTGCGGATCTTGCGACGGTGCTGGACTGGGATCAGCGGGCGCGACAGTCGGCTGCTGCATGGGCGGCGGGAAACAGAGGGCGATAA
- a CDS encoding phosphatidate cytidylyltransferase, translated as MAAGGKWSDLTRRVTSAVILIGIGVMLALSTGLMLWAGVALFMALTFWELARMTGWKGPARFETPLGRSRPIVLAVAAGLSLFAALGLPSVSALILLIPIIAGLPGAVPRDRLTYAVFGYAIMAVGFELVHLRQEYGLPFILWLMGVVIISDILGYFAGRMIGGPKFWPSLSPKKTWSGTVAGWVGALIFGLILWLSGLAGAALIFLSPVVAFAGQMGDMAESWLKRRAGVKDSSNLIPGHGGFMDRFDAVSGAVLAIMMLSWVMGLPQVGF; from the coding sequence ATGGCGGCGGGCGGCAAGTGGTCTGATCTGACGCGGCGCGTCACCTCTGCGGTCATTCTGATCGGCATCGGGGTGATGCTTGCGCTGTCGACCGGCCTCATGCTGTGGGCCGGTGTGGCGCTGTTCATGGCGCTGACCTTCTGGGAACTGGCGCGGATGACCGGCTGGAAAGGTCCGGCGCGGTTTGAGACGCCTTTGGGCCGCTCGCGCCCCATCGTGCTTGCGGTTGCCGCGGGGCTGTCCTTGTTCGCGGCGCTTGGCCTGCCATCTGTCAGCGCCCTCATCCTGCTGATCCCGATCATTGCCGGTCTGCCCGGAGCCGTGCCGCGCGACCGTCTGACCTATGCCGTTTTCGGCTATGCGATCATGGCGGTCGGGTTCGAGCTTGTGCATCTGCGGCAGGAATACGGGCTGCCCTTTATCCTGTGGCTTATGGGGGTGGTGATCATCTCGGATATTCTGGGCTATTTCGCCGGGCGGATGATTGGAGGTCCGAAATTCTGGCCCAGTCTCAGCCCCAAGAAAACCTGGTCCGGAACCGTCGCGGGATGGGTCGGGGCGCTGATCTTCGGTCTGATCCTGTGGCTTTCGGGGCTGGCCGGTGCGGCGCTGATCTTCCTGTCGCCGGTCGTGGCGTTTGCCGGGCAGATGGGCGATATGGCGGAAAGCTGGCTGAAGCGGCGGGCAGGGGTCAAGGACAGCTCTAACCTCATTCCCGGTCATGGCGGTTTCATGGATCGGTTCGATGCGGTGTCCGGTGCCGTGCTTGCGATCATGATGCTCAGCTGGGTCATGGGGCTGCCGCAGGTCGGTTTCTGA
- the uppS gene encoding polyprenyl diphosphate synthase, translating to MVLKAAAQPGATTPPRHVAIIMDGNGRWATNRGWPRLVGHRRGAERVKQIVRACPDLGVDWLTVYAFSTENWKRSTEEVLGLMKIFRRYIQREADGLAAEGVRMRFIGGRERLDDKLQALMSGIEARTAGNTRLNLTVAINYGGRDEILRASTRLAAKIASGQISEPTEADFAACLDTAGCPDPDLVIRSSGETRTSNFLPYQAAYAEYEFTPTLWPDFTPDHLAEILDRFGLRDRRFGGV from the coding sequence ATGGTATTGAAGGCTGCGGCACAGCCGGGCGCGACGACGCCCCCTCGCCATGTCGCGATCATTATGGACGGCAACGGGCGATGGGCGACCAATCGCGGGTGGCCCCGGCTTGTCGGTCACCGTCGCGGGGCCGAGCGGGTCAAGCAGATCGTCCGCGCCTGTCCAGATCTGGGCGTCGATTGGCTGACGGTCTATGCGTTTTCAACCGAGAACTGGAAACGCTCGACCGAAGAGGTTCTGGGTCTGATGAAGATCTTCCGCCGCTATATCCAGCGTGAGGCGGACGGATTGGCGGCGGAAGGCGTCAGGATGCGCTTCATCGGCGGGCGTGAGCGGCTCGATGACAAGCTGCAGGCGCTGATGAGCGGAATCGAGGCGCGGACAGCGGGCAATACGCGGCTCAACCTGACGGTTGCAATCAATTATGGCGGTCGGGATGAGATCCTGCGCGCCTCGACCCGGCTTGCCGCGAAAATCGCTTCGGGCCAGATTTCTGAGCCGACCGAGGCGGATTTCGCGGCCTGTCTCGACACGGCGGGCTGTCCCGATCCGGATCTGGTGATCCGCAGTTCGGGCGAGACGCGGACCTCGAATTTCCTGCCCTATCAGGCGGCCTATGCGGAATATGAGTTCACGCCGACGCTCTGGCCCGATTTCACCCCGGATCATCTGGCCGAGATACTGGACCGGTTCGGGCTGCGCGACCGCCGTTTCGGTGGTGTTTGA
- the frr gene encoding ribosome recycling factor, producing MSDDFEIDTDDLERRMNGAMESLRHEFGSLRTGRASASMVEPVMVDAYGSPTPINQIGTVNVPEPRMVTINVWDKALVGKAEKAIRESGLGINPQLNGTIIMLPIPELNEERRRELTKVAAQYAENARVAIRNVRRDGMDQVKKGKASGMSEDDQKLWEEEIQSLTNRMIGKVDEALEVKQAEIMQV from the coding sequence ATGTCCGACGATTTCGAAATCGACACCGACGACCTGGAACGCCGCATGAATGGCGCGATGGAATCGCTGCGCCATGAATTCGGCAGCCTGCGGACCGGGCGTGCCTCGGCCAGCATGGTCGAACCTGTGATGGTTGATGCCTATGGGTCGCCCACGCCGATCAATCAGATCGGAACCGTGAACGTGCCCGAGCCGCGCATGGTCACCATCAATGTCTGGGACAAGGCGCTTGTCGGCAAGGCCGAGAAGGCGATCCGCGAATCGGGGCTGGGGATCAATCCGCAGTTGAACGGCACGATCATCATGCTTCCGATCCCCGAACTGAACGAGGAGCGTCGCCGGGAACTGACCAAGGTTGCCGCGCAATATGCCGAAAACGCCCGCGTTGCGATCCGCAATGTGCGGCGTGACGGGATGGATCAGGTCAAGAAGGGCAAGGCTTCGGGCATGTCCGAAGATGATCAGAAGCTTTGGGAAGAGGAAATCCAGTCGCTGACCAACCGCATGATCGGCAAGGTCGATGAGGCGCTTGAAGTCAAGCAGGCAGAGATCATGCAGGTCTGA